A single window of Nocardioides baekrokdamisoli DNA harbors:
- a CDS encoding WS/DGAT/MGAT family O-acyltransferase: MADRLSPRDLAFLVQETATAPRHNATLDILEPGDSGFDYDAFLDLVADRLSFVPRYRQRIQVVPGRIANPVWIDDERFDLEYHARRSALPRPGNMAQLRDLTARILSRPLDRSRPLWEMYFIEGLEGGRIAILAKTHQALVDGLDTVDLGQILLDVSPEAKPLGADAWNPRRASARGLVFGAVRDTLMDVDTFTNTVDGARTSLGKRAGMIGRRVETVRGLLGVRRVVPDNPLLGDLSQQRIFVTADSSLEDYRTIRKAHGGTINDAILAVIAGGLRGWLMTRAESLVGLREISALVPVSVIDDDLEATALGSQIAPHFVQLPIAENSPVVRLHQVSYSFEKHQQVTRAVAANRLAGITGFAPTTFHAMGARVAAVQERHFQVSVTNVPGPQTLRYAAGAELVASYPVHPLLPGHGLAIGITSYAGKVMIGINADRDLIPDAEVLGQCISEALLELLDASNGGREQAPRGRRRSETKRETDQ; the protein is encoded by the coding sequence GTGGCAGATCGACTCAGCCCGCGCGACCTAGCCTTCCTGGTCCAGGAGACGGCGACCGCTCCGCGGCACAACGCCACCCTCGACATCCTCGAGCCGGGCGACTCCGGATTCGACTACGACGCGTTCCTGGATCTGGTGGCGGACCGGCTCTCCTTCGTCCCGCGCTACCGCCAGCGGATCCAGGTCGTCCCGGGACGCATTGCCAACCCGGTGTGGATCGACGACGAGCGCTTCGACCTGGAGTACCACGCCCGTCGGTCAGCTCTGCCGCGTCCGGGCAACATGGCTCAACTCCGTGATCTGACGGCGCGGATCCTGTCGCGACCGCTGGACCGGTCGCGCCCGCTGTGGGAGATGTACTTCATCGAAGGTCTTGAGGGCGGTCGGATCGCGATCCTGGCCAAGACCCATCAAGCGCTCGTCGACGGCCTCGACACCGTCGATCTCGGCCAGATCCTGCTCGACGTCAGTCCCGAAGCCAAGCCGCTCGGCGCGGATGCCTGGAACCCGCGACGGGCCTCCGCCCGCGGTCTCGTCTTCGGCGCGGTCCGCGACACGCTGATGGACGTCGACACCTTCACCAACACGGTCGACGGGGCGCGTACGTCCCTGGGCAAGCGGGCCGGCATGATCGGCCGGCGGGTCGAGACCGTACGCGGTCTTCTCGGCGTACGTCGTGTGGTGCCGGACAACCCGCTGCTGGGGGACCTGTCCCAGCAGCGGATCTTCGTGACCGCGGACAGCTCGCTCGAGGACTACCGGACCATCCGCAAGGCTCACGGCGGGACGATCAACGACGCTATCCTCGCCGTCATCGCCGGCGGGCTGCGCGGTTGGTTGATGACGCGTGCCGAGTCGCTGGTCGGGCTGCGCGAGATCTCCGCGCTGGTGCCGGTCAGCGTCATCGATGACGACCTCGAGGCGACCGCGCTCGGCTCACAGATCGCGCCGCACTTCGTGCAGTTGCCGATCGCGGAGAACAGTCCGGTCGTCCGGCTGCACCAGGTGTCGTACTCCTTCGAGAAGCACCAGCAGGTGACCAGGGCGGTGGCCGCCAACAGGCTCGCCGGCATCACCGGCTTCGCGCCCACGACGTTCCACGCGATGGGTGCGCGGGTCGCGGCCGTCCAGGAGCGACACTTCCAGGTCTCCGTGACGAACGTCCCAGGGCCCCAGACACTGCGGTACGCCGCCGGCGCCGAACTCGTGGCGAGCTACCCCGTGCACCCCTTGCTGCCCGGCCACGGGCTCGCGATCGGGATCACCTCGTACGCCGGGAAGGTGATGATCGGCATCAACGCCGACCGTGACCTGATTCCGGATGCCGAGGTCCTGGGGCAATGCATCAGCGAAGCGCTGTTGGAGCTGCTGGATGCGTCCAACGGAGGACGGGAGCAGGCGCCGCGCGGCCGTCGTCGCTCGGAGACGAAGCGGGAGACGGACCAATGA
- a CDS encoding anti-sigma factor, with the protein MNWTQGSRSQHLGTRVSSLLDGQLSAAEADCAWAHVAACSTCREAVQRETWIKQRMAGLSALTTAPSSLKGDLLRPEHCGQHREHRRVISFAAVGGGAVGAAMMGFIALSPAPAAAPTPSGYTTNPTTVIAPASIMYVRR; encoded by the coding sequence ATGAACTGGACCCAGGGATCGCGGAGTCAGCACCTCGGCACGCGAGTGAGTTCGCTGCTCGACGGGCAGTTGTCGGCCGCCGAGGCCGACTGCGCCTGGGCTCACGTCGCAGCCTGTTCCACGTGCCGCGAGGCAGTGCAGCGGGAGACCTGGATCAAGCAGCGTATGGCCGGCTTGTCCGCGCTGACGACGGCACCCAGCTCCCTCAAGGGCGACCTTCTGCGGCCCGAGCACTGTGGCCAGCACCGCGAGCACCGGCGCGTCATCAGTTTCGCCGCCGTCGGCGGTGGGGCAGTCGGCGCCGCCATGATGGGATTCATCGCCCTCAGCCCGGCACCCGCTGCCGCCCCCACGCCGAGCGGATACACGACCAACCCGACCACGGTGATCGCGCCAGCGTCCATCATGTACGTCCGCCGCTGA
- the sigE gene encoding RNA polymerase sigma factor SigE has protein sequence MTDTVAEPVPTWEEIVEQYSDRVYRLAYRLTGNRHDAEDLTQDAFVRAFRSLDTYTPGTVGGWLHRITTNLFLDQARRRQRIRFDALSDERAARLTSGVDPSDMINQTFDDDIEQALQALPPDFRAAVVLCDVEGMSYEEIADILDTKLGTVRSRIHRGRTMLREALAHRAPGAGRQRFRGPRIAWGGAS, from the coding sequence ATGACCGACACGGTTGCCGAACCAGTCCCGACCTGGGAAGAGATCGTCGAGCAGTACTCCGACCGGGTGTACCGGCTTGCGTACCGGCTCACCGGCAACCGCCACGACGCCGAGGACCTCACCCAGGACGCCTTCGTACGCGCCTTCCGCTCGCTCGACACCTACACCCCGGGCACCGTCGGAGGCTGGCTCCACCGGATCACCACGAACCTGTTCCTCGACCAGGCGCGGCGTCGCCAGCGGATCCGCTTCGACGCCCTGTCCGACGAGCGCGCGGCGCGGCTCACGTCCGGAGTCGACCCGAGCGACATGATCAACCAGACCTTCGACGACGACATCGAGCAGGCGCTGCAGGCACTCCCGCCCGACTTCCGTGCCGCGGTCGTGCTCTGTGACGTCGAGGGGATGTCGTACGAGGAGATCGCCGACATCCTCGACACCAAGCTCGGCACCGTACGCTCCCGCATCCACCGGGGTCGCACGATGCTCCGCGAAGCGCTCGCGCACCGCGCTCCGGGCGCTGGCCGCCAGCGGTTCCGCGGACCCAGGATCGCGTGGGGCGGCGCCTCATGA
- a CDS encoding O-methyltransferase: MTDPISTASWSYSDAYVAEDEILSASRARAEEVGVVPIGPGGGAALRFLTSVIDARAVVEIGTGTGTSGLWMFRGMRADGILTTIDVEAEHQRLAKQTFTEDGIAPQRVRTIAGAALDVLPKLTDGHYDLVFVDGDKREYSAYLAEALRLLRPGGIVAFDNALWHNKVANPSERDEQTTAIRDLVKEVAKREDLVPLLIPMGDGLLVAKKIWLPEEA; encoded by the coding sequence GTGACCGACCCGATCTCCACCGCAAGCTGGTCCTACTCCGACGCGTACGTCGCCGAGGACGAGATCCTGAGCGCGTCCCGCGCTCGCGCCGAAGAGGTCGGCGTGGTCCCGATCGGGCCTGGTGGCGGCGCCGCACTGCGCTTCCTGACCTCGGTGATCGACGCCCGCGCCGTCGTCGAGATCGGCACGGGCACCGGTACGTCCGGCCTGTGGATGTTCCGCGGCATGCGCGCCGACGGGATCCTCACCACCATCGACGTCGAGGCCGAGCATCAGCGCCTCGCCAAGCAGACGTTCACCGAGGACGGCATCGCGCCGCAGCGCGTACGCACCATCGCCGGGGCGGCGCTCGATGTGCTTCCGAAGCTGACGGACGGCCACTACGACCTGGTCTTCGTCGACGGCGACAAGCGCGAATACTCGGCCTACCTCGCGGAGGCTCTGCGGCTGCTGCGCCCCGGCGGCATCGTGGCGTTCGACAACGCCCTGTGGCACAACAAGGTCGCGAACCCCTCCGAGCGTGACGAGCAGACGACGGCGATCCGCGACCTGGTCAAGGAAGTCGCCAAGCGCGAGGACCTCGTACCGCTGCTGATCCCGATGGGTGACGGCCTGCTGGTCGCGAAGAAGATCTGGCTGCCCGAAGAGGCGTGA
- a CDS encoding type II toxin-antitoxin system VapC family toxin has protein sequence MTRGLLDTSIFVATESGRSLDRGALPEHAFVSVVTVAELQAGVLAARDVATRARRLATADRAALLTPLPIDGAAATAWATMRAALYEAGRRVNVNDLWIAAVARANDMPVVTQDAGFDALADLGMVEVVKV, from the coding sequence GTGACGCGTGGGCTGCTCGACACCTCGATCTTCGTTGCCACTGAGTCGGGTCGGAGCCTCGATCGAGGAGCGCTGCCGGAGCACGCCTTCGTCTCCGTGGTCACCGTCGCCGAGCTCCAGGCCGGCGTCCTCGCCGCCAGGGATGTGGCCACTCGAGCCCGGCGGCTGGCGACTGCGGATCGCGCCGCGCTGCTCACTCCGCTCCCGATCGATGGCGCGGCCGCCACTGCCTGGGCAACCATGCGGGCAGCGCTCTACGAAGCTGGGCGCCGGGTCAACGTGAATGACCTCTGGATAGCTGCCGTCGCGCGTGCGAACGACATGCCAGTCGTGACCCAGGACGCAGGTTTCGACGCCCTGGCTGACCTCGGGATGGTCGAGGTCGTCAAGGTCTGA